A region from the Natronocella acetinitrilica genome encodes:
- a CDS encoding DMT family transporter has product MTGVLLMAGGVSLLPLMDGVAKHLVTDFPVFQVVWARFTFHLLWMLPVLWLLGLKLRDLWPTRPGVQLIRSGFLLGATVSFFAAIRYMPIADALALLFISPMVCTLLSPLALGERIGPVRWLAVVAGFVGALIVVRPGFGVFHWASLLALSAGVFHGCYLLTTRVLSGSSPPSLTLAYTAVVGMVAMSLLMPAGIWVAPGAGDWALMILMGLLGACGHYLIIKSFERAAAPVVAPVGYVEILSATAVGYWFFSDFPDAWTWFGIAIIVLGGVLITLHDGTRRARPPPPDGGSGGAVI; this is encoded by the coding sequence ATGACCGGCGTGTTGCTCATGGCTGGGGGCGTCAGCCTGCTCCCGCTGATGGACGGCGTCGCCAAGCACCTGGTGACAGACTTTCCCGTGTTTCAGGTGGTTTGGGCGCGCTTTACCTTTCATCTGCTGTGGATGCTTCCGGTGCTGTGGCTACTGGGTTTGAAGTTGCGGGACCTGTGGCCCACGCGACCCGGCGTCCAACTGATCCGCAGCGGTTTCCTGTTGGGCGCGACGGTGAGCTTCTTCGCGGCCATCCGTTACATGCCCATCGCGGACGCCCTGGCCTTGTTGTTCATCTCGCCCATGGTGTGCACCTTGCTATCGCCGCTGGCCCTGGGCGAGCGGATCGGGCCTGTCCGCTGGCTTGCCGTTGTGGCCGGTTTCGTTGGCGCGTTGATCGTGGTGCGCCCCGGCTTCGGCGTTTTCCACTGGGCGTCGTTGCTGGCGCTTTCCGCAGGTGTCTTTCATGGCTGCTATCTGTTGACCACACGGGTGCTTTCCGGCAGCAGTCCGCCGTCCCTGACGCTGGCCTACACTGCGGTGGTCGGGATGGTGGCCATGAGCCTGTTGATGCCGGCGGGTATCTGGGTGGCGCCGGGGGCTGGCGACTGGGCGTTGATGATCCTCATGGGATTGCTGGGTGCCTGCGGACACTACCTGATCATCAAGTCATTCGAGCGGGCAGCGGCGCCGGTCGTGGCACCCGTGGGTTACGTCGAAATACTCAGTGCCACCGCCGTGGGGTACTGGTTCTTCAGCGACTTTCCCGATGCATGGACCTGGTTTGGCATCGCCATCATCGTACTCGGCGGTGTGCTGATTACCCTGCATGACGGTACGAGAAGGGCGCGACCACCGCCGCCGGATGGTGGCTCCGGGGGTGCGGTAATATGA
- a CDS encoding DUF2784 domain-containing protein has product MQTMFTPGFWADSIKWFHGLFVLFAMFGGILLVWFPALILLHAPAVIWAGGINLVGWTCPLTPLENRFRQAAGEAGYRGGFIQHYLEKAGLSGMDRRTLETRVGWTILGWNGVLYIVIFSALR; this is encoded by the coding sequence ATGCAAACCATGTTCACGCCGGGTTTCTGGGCTGACAGCATCAAGTGGTTCCACGGGCTGTTCGTCCTTTTCGCCATGTTCGGTGGCATCCTGCTGGTGTGGTTCCCGGCACTGATCCTGCTGCATGCGCCCGCCGTCATCTGGGCGGGCGGCATCAATCTGGTGGGTTGGACATGCCCGCTCACACCGCTCGAGAACCGGTTTCGACAGGCCGCGGGCGAAGCCGGCTATCGCGGTGGCTTCATTCAGCACTACCTGGAAAAGGCAGGCCTGTCCGGCATGGACAGACGTACCCTGGAGACACGCGTCGGATGGACCATTCTGGGATGGAATGGCGTCCTCTACATAGTGATATTCAGCGCACTACGGTAA
- a CDS encoding universal stress protein, with product MFEHGVVAVDLAEDWAVLKTRLLRLQRLGTRRLTLVHVVSPGFPVAAERAHRHEQQQKLHAAEEEVRALGFEVESRLLVGELALQLDSAMEEAGAGYLVAGARAHGPIRELVMGNAVLDLARNAARAVWLEPLSAEQVTTGGGGVLLATDGSEAAQAAESIAGELIKAFGNGVAVWVKPKQWLPGESVTEPSDLHTHLQELSARHPPLRHQVSEGDPAREIQRIAMQQSSDVIVLGKRGRNPVTSLLMGRTAERICRHAPTAILLVPGQASG from the coding sequence ATGTTCGAGCACGGAGTGGTGGCAGTGGATCTGGCCGAGGACTGGGCCGTGCTCAAGACCCGGCTTCTGCGCTTGCAGCGCCTTGGGACGCGTCGTTTGACACTGGTGCATGTGGTGAGCCCCGGATTTCCCGTGGCGGCGGAGCGGGCCCACCGGCACGAGCAGCAGCAAAAGCTTCATGCCGCCGAAGAGGAAGTTCGCGCTCTGGGCTTCGAGGTGGAGTCGCGACTGCTGGTCGGGGAGTTGGCATTGCAGCTGGATAGCGCCATGGAAGAAGCGGGTGCTGGCTATCTCGTTGCCGGAGCCAGGGCTCATGGCCCCATCCGTGAACTGGTCATGGGCAATGCGGTTCTGGATCTCGCCAGGAACGCGGCCAGGGCCGTCTGGCTGGAGCCGCTCTCAGCAGAGCAGGTGACCACCGGCGGCGGCGGGGTGTTGTTGGCGACGGACGGGTCTGAGGCCGCGCAGGCTGCGGAATCGATAGCCGGGGAACTGATCAAGGCTTTTGGGAACGGTGTGGCGGTCTGGGTCAAGCCGAAGCAGTGGTTGCCGGGAGAATCCGTCACCGAACCGTCAGACTTGCATACCCACCTACAGGAACTGAGTGCGCGGCATCCGCCCCTGCGCCATCAGGTAAGCGAGGGCGATCCGGCGCGGGAAATACAGCGGATCGCGATGCAGCAAAGCAGTGACGTCATCGTCCTGGGCAAGCGAGGTCGCAACCCGGTTACCAGCCTGCTCATGGGTCGCACGGCAGAGCGGATCTGTCGTCACGCCCCGACTGCGATCCTGCTGGTACCCGGTCAGGCGTCGGGATAG
- a CDS encoding urea carboxylase-associated family protein, with amino-acid sequence MANGVEAAYRAGPGSVLAMDTDFYRRVQAETGRTLVDRIDVPIRSGRAWKVPAGHVFRIIAPEGPQVGDLNLWNLHNPRERFWASRTRQLQSAHVSVHDRLWSTLPYLRPMATITADSLADYGVDEDGGRVHDLLGTRCDPYVNNLLTGEDFDFHCHSNLVRAVLPHGLDERDVHDVLNVFQCTGLTVDDKYFMKACPAKAGDYLEFFAEMDLLCALSACPGGDLSVPLWGPDAEDPLRVCRPLAVEVYSLADGLLRDWPSFTGSSYAGQHGLAQPETDWTEIRRQRYPDA; translated from the coding sequence ATGGCTAACGGAGTTGAGGCAGCATATCGGGCCGGGCCGGGATCAGTCCTGGCCATGGATACGGATTTTTACCGCCGTGTCCAGGCAGAGACTGGACGCACTCTGGTAGACAGGATTGACGTTCCCATTCGCTCCGGCCGCGCCTGGAAGGTGCCGGCCGGGCACGTTTTCCGCATCATCGCGCCGGAAGGCCCCCAGGTGGGAGACCTCAACCTCTGGAACCTGCACAACCCGCGGGAACGTTTCTGGGCCTCACGCACACGGCAATTGCAGAGTGCCCATGTGAGTGTGCATGACCGCCTCTGGTCTACCCTGCCCTATTTGCGACCCATGGCCACGATTACGGCTGACAGCCTTGCCGATTACGGCGTGGACGAAGATGGTGGCCGCGTGCATGACCTGCTGGGCACCCGGTGCGACCCCTACGTCAACAACCTCCTGACCGGCGAGGATTTCGACTTTCACTGCCATTCCAACCTGGTGCGTGCCGTGCTGCCCCATGGCCTGGACGAGCGGGATGTTCACGACGTGCTGAACGTCTTCCAGTGCACGGGTCTCACCGTCGACGACAAGTACTTCATGAAAGCCTGTCCTGCGAAGGCTGGAGACTATCTCGAATTCTTTGCGGAGATGGATTTGCTTTGCGCATTGTCGGCCTGCCCGGGGGGCGACCTCTCCGTGCCACTCTGGGGGCCAGACGCGGAGGACCCCCTTCGCGTCTGTCGACCCCTGGCGGTAGAGGTATATAGTCTCGCCGACGGATTATTGCGGGACTGGCCGTCGTTCACCGGCTCAAGCTACGCCGGGCAGCATGGCCTTGCTCAGCCTGAAACTGACTGGACGGAAATTCGCCGGCAACGCTATCCCGACGCCTGA
- a CDS encoding DUF4124 domain-containing protein has protein sequence MIRLSTLVIVFLLAAPLEATTVYRWTDAQGRVHFSDERPPAGVDSERIRMQGREVRRQAAPGNSDRVRRIRCRDFQGALVQLKEVEDVATDDARWLAAKDLARDRIEHWCNGAENQ, from the coding sequence ATGATTCGTCTGTCCACCCTGGTCATCGTGTTTCTGCTCGCGGCTCCCCTGGAGGCCACAACGGTATACCGCTGGACGGATGCCCAGGGCCGTGTCCATTTCAGTGATGAACGTCCACCTGCAGGGGTCGATTCCGAGCGCATCCGCATGCAAGGACGCGAAGTTCGTCGGCAGGCGGCACCCGGCAACTCCGATCGCGTCAGGCGGATCCGCTGTCGCGATTTTCAGGGAGCACTGGTCCAGTTGAAAGAGGTGGAAGACGTCGCGACCGACGACGCGCGATGGCTGGCCGCGAAGGATCTGGCCCGCGACAGGATTGAACACTGGTGTAACGGCGCCGAAAACCAGTAG
- a CDS encoding universal stress protein, translated as MSADKIGVVLVPVDGSEGAEHAVRHACAVAAAVGAPVRLLFAFPRDAIEMFGTPAEVPTAEQLKYLSEDAFAALRDETAGKVFGHARRVIADCGASAEEVLLAGTPARAILEHAGQCDHPLIVVGRRGLSRFSELLLGSVSQRLVHEASCPVTVVR; from the coding sequence ATGTCAGCGGACAAGATTGGAGTGGTGTTGGTGCCGGTAGACGGTTCAGAGGGCGCGGAACACGCTGTGCGGCATGCCTGCGCCGTTGCTGCGGCCGTTGGTGCGCCGGTACGCCTGCTGTTTGCGTTCCCCAGGGATGCCATCGAAATGTTCGGGACACCCGCCGAGGTGCCCACGGCGGAACAACTCAAGTATCTTTCTGAGGATGCGTTTGCAGCCTTGCGCGACGAGACCGCGGGCAAGGTATTCGGCCATGCACGGCGGGTGATTGCGGATTGCGGGGCAAGTGCCGAGGAGGTCCTGCTAGCCGGTACGCCGGCGCGGGCCATCCTCGAGCATGCCGGTCAGTGCGATCATCCTCTGATCGTCGTTGGGCGCCGTGGGCTGTCGCGATTCAGCGAGCTACTGCTGGGCAGTGTGAGTCAGCGGCTTGTGCACGAGGCGTCCTGCCCCGTTACCGTAGTGCGCTGA
- a CDS encoding glucan biosynthesis protein, with the protein MQFSLACASRIRDLVRLMILGGCLLALPMTTAGEERVDADALMDQVAERARSMAAEPHRQASNTLPGVLRDLNYDQYRSIRFNSESAVWRDESLFEVQLFHPGFLYTRPVRIHVVEDGQIEELAFSPELFRYEGPAAHLEGRIPEDTGFAGFRVHYPLNRAEYADEFLVFLGASYFRVVGRDQGYGLSGRGLAIDTASSNGEEFPEFREFWLIQPEADASRLTVIALMDSPSLTGAYRFEVIPGRDVVMEVDARLFARSDVRKLGVAPLTSMFAYGETTVRLPDDFRPRVHDSDGLLARTARDEWIWRPLSNPRRLRITSLQDSEPRGFGLFQRNRDFDAYLDMEARYERRPSKWVEPLDGDWGSGGVELVEIPTPSEVNDNIVAYWVPDATFRAGQERHFRYRVSTLTDRHNDQRVARVVRMRQGWGAVPGQENPPPRSVRHFSVDFSGGELEGLDISQPVEAELTSSTGEVRNLMVQRLPDGNTWRASFRLQPDGERPADFRLHLSLRDRRLTETWSYVWYPDELR; encoded by the coding sequence ATGCAATTCTCCCTCGCTTGCGCTTCCCGCATTCGCGATCTCGTCAGATTGATGATCCTGGGCGGGTGTCTGCTTGCACTGCCCATGACGACTGCGGGAGAGGAGCGGGTCGACGCCGATGCCTTGATGGACCAAGTCGCCGAGCGTGCCCGGAGCATGGCCGCAGAGCCCCACCGCCAGGCCTCCAACACCCTGCCGGGCGTGCTGCGGGACTTGAACTACGATCAGTACCGGTCGATTCGTTTCAATTCGGAGAGCGCGGTCTGGCGTGACGAGTCCCTGTTCGAAGTTCAGCTGTTCCACCCCGGATTCCTCTATACCCGTCCGGTACGCATTCATGTGGTAGAGGATGGCCAGATCGAGGAGCTGGCATTCAGCCCTGAGCTGTTCCGCTATGAGGGTCCGGCGGCGCATCTTGAGGGACGAATTCCGGAGGACACCGGATTCGCGGGCTTTCGCGTGCATTACCCGCTAAACCGGGCCGAGTACGCCGATGAGTTCCTGGTCTTCCTGGGGGCATCCTATTTCCGGGTGGTGGGGCGCGATCAGGGCTACGGTCTTTCCGGGCGTGGGCTGGCCATCGATACCGCGAGTTCCAATGGCGAGGAATTTCCAGAGTTCCGCGAGTTCTGGCTGATTCAGCCGGAGGCTGACGCCAGCCGCCTCACGGTCATTGCGTTAATGGACAGTCCATCCCTTACCGGCGCCTATCGCTTCGAAGTCATACCTGGCCGCGATGTCGTCATGGAGGTGGATGCCCGCCTGTTTGCACGCAGTGACGTCCGCAAGCTGGGCGTGGCACCGCTTACCAGCATGTTTGCCTATGGTGAGACCACCGTTCGACTGCCCGATGACTTTCGGCCACGCGTGCATGATTCTGATGGCTTGCTGGCCAGAACCGCCCGGGATGAATGGATCTGGCGCCCACTCAGCAACCCCAGGCGCCTGCGCATTACCTCGTTGCAGGATTCCGAACCGCGGGGTTTCGGACTGTTCCAGCGTAATCGCGATTTCGATGCCTACCTGGATATGGAGGCCCGCTACGAGCGACGGCCCAGCAAGTGGGTGGAGCCCCTGGATGGTGATTGGGGTAGTGGTGGTGTCGAACTGGTGGAAATCCCCACGCCCTCGGAGGTCAACGACAATATCGTTGCCTATTGGGTGCCGGATGCCACGTTCCGCGCCGGGCAGGAGCGTCATTTCCGATACCGGGTCTCTACGCTGACGGATCGTCACAACGATCAGCGCGTGGCAAGAGTTGTGCGCATGCGCCAGGGTTGGGGCGCCGTGCCGGGGCAGGAGAATCCGCCGCCGCGCAGCGTGCGACACTTCAGCGTGGATTTCAGTGGCGGTGAACTGGAGGGACTGGACATCAGTCAGCCCGTCGAGGCCGAACTCACCAGCAGCACTGGCGAGGTGCGCAACCTCATGGTTCAGCGTCTGCCTGATGGCAACACATGGCGCGCATCTTTCCGTTTGCAGCCCGATGGCGAGCGCCCCGCCGACTTCCGCCTGCACCTGTCATTGCGCGACCGCAGGCTGACCGAGACCTGGTCTTATGTCTGGTATCCGGACGAACTCCGCTAG
- a CDS encoding DUF3581 family protein, translating to MSYKDPKTMGQFPQEFFRLVDGEVLISPAQASRFAKDVAGDWNPIHDEGAKRFCVPGDLLFAIVLSRYGLSPGMQFTFTGMVGENQPLILPEAPDSVIEVKDGNGKVYMRVERQGTPVNDPAIVEGFVRRYVAFSGRNFPHYLKPLMAEHGVMFNPDRPMVIYDSMGFELDLSDADHLDLEFAHAELDVRGRRGSARLDFSVSAAGQPLGAGSKTLTISGLQPYDEERLQAFIADFTQRIEAYRRTR from the coding sequence GTGTCATACAAGGACCCCAAGACCATGGGACAGTTTCCGCAGGAATTCTTTCGACTGGTTGATGGTGAAGTGCTGATATCGCCAGCGCAGGCGAGCCGCTTTGCAAAAGATGTAGCTGGCGACTGGAACCCCATCCACGACGAGGGCGCCAAGCGCTTCTGTGTGCCGGGAGATCTGTTGTTTGCCATCGTGCTGTCGCGCTACGGGCTTTCGCCTGGCATGCAATTCACCTTCACCGGCATGGTTGGCGAAAACCAGCCGCTCATTCTTCCGGAGGCGCCGGACTCGGTGATCGAGGTCAAGGATGGTAATGGCAAGGTCTATATGCGGGTTGAGCGTCAGGGCACACCGGTGAATGATCCCGCCATCGTGGAAGGGTTTGTGCGGCGCTATGTTGCCTTTTCAGGCCGTAACTTCCCGCATTACCTGAAGCCGTTGATGGCTGAGCATGGGGTGATGTTCAATCCCGATCGCCCCATGGTCATCTATGACAGCATGGGCTTTGAACTGGACCTGTCCGATGCCGACCATCTGGACCTTGAATTCGCGCATGCCGAACTGGATGTGCGAGGCCGCCGCGGCAGCGCGCGGCTGGATTTCAGCGTCAGCGCTGCCGGTCAGCCACTGGGTGCGGGCAGCAAGACTCTCACCATCAGCGGTTTACAGCCTTATGACGAGGAGCGCCTGCAAGCCTTCATT
- a CDS encoding PEP-CTERM/exosortase system-associated acyltransferase, which translates to MSYSMPATEALTSFFVFQPARSLEQRERVFRLRYEVYCREFGYEREEDCPGGRETDAYDPAAEHCLLRHRETGIPAGCVRLVSPDDPFTEGALALPVERACRGNLAHPRFHPERLPRDEICEISRLAVLSAFRRRRGEEKTPFGDPEGLVFSMEEIRAFPLLAVGLFLAATAMVGLTGRHHVFAMMEPRLARLLARSGLAFDQVGEVIEYHGQRAPFYIDQRVAERTMLKPLRELYGRIQADLGAEDNQWAKRSA; encoded by the coding sequence ATGAGCTACAGCATGCCCGCAACGGAAGCCTTGACGTCGTTTTTCGTTTTCCAACCGGCGCGTTCCCTTGAACAGAGGGAACGCGTTTTTCGTTTGCGCTATGAAGTGTACTGCCGCGAATTCGGCTACGAGCGCGAGGAGGATTGCCCTGGCGGACGGGAGACGGACGCGTACGATCCGGCAGCGGAACATTGCTTACTGCGCCATCGGGAAACCGGCATACCCGCTGGCTGCGTCAGGTTGGTTTCGCCGGATGATCCGTTCACTGAGGGCGCGTTGGCCCTTCCCGTCGAGCGAGCCTGCCGGGGCAATCTGGCGCATCCCCGATTTCACCCGGAACGTCTGCCCCGCGATGAAATCTGCGAAATCTCCCGCCTCGCCGTCCTGTCCGCCTTCCGACGCCGCCGAGGTGAGGAAAAGACACCGTTTGGTGATCCGGAAGGTCTGGTTTTCTCGATGGAGGAAATCCGCGCGTTTCCGCTGTTGGCGGTTGGTCTCTTTCTGGCGGCGACGGCCATGGTGGGGCTCACCGGGCGGCATCATGTGTTTGCCATGATGGAGCCCAGGCTGGCACGCCTGCTGGCGCGCTCGGGACTCGCTTTTGATCAGGTTGGTGAGGTCATCGAGTATCACGGTCAACGTGCGCCGTTTTATATCGATCAGCGGGTTGCCGAACGGACCATGCTGAAGCCGCTGCGGGAGCTGTATGGGCGGATACAGGCCGATCTCGGCGCAGAAGACAATCAGTGGGCCAAGCGCAGTGCCTGA
- the yciA gene encoding acyl-CoA thioester hydrolase YciA has product MTIEQDAPAGELVLRTLAMPADTNPSGDIFGGWLLSQMDIAGGLLAKQRAGSRVATVAVETMTFHLPVFVGDVVCCYAELLKTGRTSMTIRIQAWVIRDAYRATRIKVTEGIFTYVAIDSDRRPREIPADDDG; this is encoded by the coding sequence TTGACCATTGAACAGGACGCACCCGCCGGCGAGCTCGTACTTCGCACACTTGCCATGCCCGCGGACACGAACCCCTCCGGCGACATATTCGGCGGCTGGCTGCTATCGCAGATGGACATCGCCGGCGGCCTGCTGGCCAAGCAGCGCGCCGGGTCGCGGGTTGCCACTGTGGCGGTGGAAACCATGACATTCCACCTGCCGGTTTTCGTCGGCGACGTGGTCTGCTGCTACGCGGAGCTGCTGAAAACGGGCCGCACGTCCATGACCATCCGGATCCAGGCCTGGGTGATCCGTGATGCCTACCGCGCGACCCGCATCAAGGTGACGGAAGGCATCTTTACCTATGTCGCTATCGACAGTGATCGTCGGCCCCGGGAGATACCCGCGGACGACGACGGCTAG
- the mdoH gene encoding glucans biosynthesis glucosyltransferase MdoH, whose amino-acid sequence MSGIRTNSASGLWADIGKTARLGDYPLARLRRALFICLVLATSGYGAATLYVILRGNGMSGLQLVALGLFTLVFTWIALAFWTALAGFVLNLLRRDPLTLGRAVGKREADTEIRGRTVLAMPVYNEDSKRFVAGLESTCLSLLETGSAESFEVFVLSDTTDDAIAEQERHAVAALQGRLADRLPVHYRRRDDNIGRKAGNVAEFCTRWGGRYDYMVILDADSVMEGRTLVAMAQTMDRDSRLGLLQTVPIPVRQRTAFGRFLQFAAALYSPMLGAGQAFWQLDSANFWGHNAIIRVRAFMEHCGLPVLPGRPPLGGEILSHDFVEASLLRRAGWEVRLDANLGGSFEEMPSNLLDYAKRDRRWTQGNLQHLRLLFSPGLHALSRLHFVFGAFAYLASVTWLALLLVSTADAAFRAREEPVFFGISYQLYPNWPVAHPDLIISLLLVTGGLLLMPRAMGVILALIQRRRLFGSGSRLSLSAALECLFSVLIAPIMMLFHTRFVLGVLTGYNVVWGSQARAGRRVPWVEALRHTLPATLFGVAWAGLTYLLAPDFLVWLLLVWIGLLLAAPIVRWSSSLALGARLRNRGLLLTPSEVEGDGVLRTLETLLDRSVDPAVEGKRPRLLPPPTEIPGEMPIQRL is encoded by the coding sequence ATGTCTGGTATCCGGACGAACTCCGCTAGCGGCCTCTGGGCCGACATCGGAAAAACCGCCAGGCTGGGGGACTACCCCCTGGCCAGACTGCGGCGTGCCCTGTTCATATGCCTGGTGTTGGCCACCTCCGGTTACGGTGCCGCAACTCTGTACGTCATTCTGCGTGGCAACGGCATGAGTGGCCTGCAGCTGGTCGCGCTGGGATTGTTCACCCTGGTATTCACGTGGATCGCCCTGGCCTTCTGGACGGCTCTGGCCGGCTTCGTACTGAATCTGTTGCGGCGCGATCCCTTGACCCTGGGGCGGGCGGTTGGGAAGAGGGAGGCGGATACGGAGATCCGTGGCCGAACTGTGCTCGCGATGCCCGTGTACAACGAGGATTCCAAACGGTTCGTGGCGGGACTGGAGTCGACCTGCCTGTCGTTGTTGGAGACTGGGTCGGCGGAGAGCTTCGAAGTCTTCGTACTCAGTGACACCACCGATGATGCCATTGCCGAGCAGGAACGGCATGCCGTGGCCGCATTGCAGGGGAGGCTGGCCGATCGCCTGCCGGTGCACTACCGGCGTCGCGATGACAACATCGGACGCAAGGCGGGCAACGTTGCCGAATTCTGCACGCGCTGGGGTGGCAGGTACGACTACATGGTTATCCTTGATGCCGACAGCGTCATGGAAGGGCGTACCCTGGTTGCGATGGCCCAAACCATGGACCGAGACTCGCGCCTCGGCTTGCTCCAGACGGTTCCCATCCCGGTTCGCCAACGGACGGCTTTCGGCCGTTTCCTCCAGTTTGCCGCAGCGCTCTACAGCCCCATGCTGGGAGCCGGACAGGCTTTCTGGCAACTGGATTCGGCCAATTTCTGGGGGCACAACGCGATCATCCGGGTTCGTGCCTTCATGGAGCATTGCGGGCTGCCGGTGCTGCCGGGGCGGCCACCCCTCGGTGGAGAAATCCTCAGTCACGACTTTGTCGAGGCTTCCCTGCTGCGACGAGCCGGCTGGGAGGTGCGCCTGGACGCGAATCTTGGCGGCAGTTTCGAGGAGATGCCCAGCAACCTGCTCGACTACGCAAAGCGTGACCGCCGCTGGACCCAGGGAAACCTGCAGCATCTCCGGCTACTGTTTTCCCCGGGCCTTCATGCCTTGAGCAGGCTGCACTTCGTGTTCGGTGCCTTTGCCTATCTTGCCTCGGTCACCTGGCTGGCGCTGCTGCTGGTCAGTACCGCTGACGCCGCCTTCCGTGCCCGGGAGGAACCGGTCTTCTTTGGTATCTCGTATCAGTTGTATCCGAACTGGCCGGTGGCACATCCTGATCTGATCATCAGCCTTCTGCTGGTAACCGGCGGCCTGCTGCTCATGCCCCGCGCCATGGGCGTTATCCTTGCGCTCATCCAGCGCCGACGGCTTTTCGGCAGTGGCTCAAGACTCTCGCTCAGCGCGGCGCTGGAGTGTCTGTTCTCGGTGCTGATCGCACCCATCATGATGCTCTTTCACACCAGGTTCGTCCTTGGGGTGCTCACCGGCTACAACGTCGTGTGGGGCAGTCAAGCAAGGGCCGGGCGTCGAGTTCCCTGGGTTGAAGCATTGCGCCATACGCTGCCGGCGACGCTGTTCGGCGTGGCCTGGGCGGGTCTGACCTATCTCCTCGCGCCGGACTTCCTCGTCTGGTTGCTGCTGGTCTGGATCGGCCTGCTGCTCGCCGCGCCTATCGTGCGTTGGAGCAGCAGCCTTGCCCTGGGAGCACGCTTGCGCAACCGCGGCCTGCTGCTGACGCCCAGCGAGGTCGAGGGTGATGGCGTATTGCGCACGCTGGAGACCTTGCTGGATCGATCCGTTGACCCCGCAGTGGAAGGAAAACGGCCCCGGCTGCTCCCCCCGCCCACCGAAATTCCCGGAGAGATGCCCATCCAACGGCTCTAG
- a CDS encoding PQQ-dependent sugar dehydrogenase: protein MKPSRSLLLAAALLPAIGLSTTASAETVEADIGSEYESFNLVRVADGISHGWAVGFLPDGRVLVTERAGALYLIENGNKTELDGLPSIAVQGQGGLLDVVPHPDYDDNGWIYFTYSKGDSDSTVPALARARIDGDSLVDMEELFESNTPTSPGRHYGSRIVFLEDGTLLMTIGDRGAEPPRAQDPMDHSGSIVRLTTDGDVPDNNPFVDSEEHAPEIFSYGHRNIQGMIVHPDSLQVWVTEHGPRGGDELNLIEAGGNYGWPTVTLGRDYRTEDDFPDAEARRMDGMVDPVFEFLPTLAPSGLAVVNGDAFPAWEGNLLAGGLRAQRILRLTIEDNHVVHAEELLHGKVGRIRDVRQAPDGHIYVLSDESDGALYRMEPAD, encoded by the coding sequence ATGAAACCAAGTCGATCCCTGCTGCTGGCAGCGGCTCTGTTGCCAGCAATCGGCCTGTCTACCACAGCATCGGCGGAAACTGTCGAAGCCGATATCGGCAGCGAATATGAGAGCTTCAACCTGGTTCGTGTAGCTGACGGCATCAGCCACGGCTGGGCTGTCGGCTTTCTACCGGATGGTCGTGTACTCGTCACCGAGCGCGCAGGGGCGTTGTACTTGATTGAAAACGGAAATAAAACCGAGCTGGATGGGCTGCCTTCCATCGCAGTACAGGGTCAGGGCGGATTACTGGATGTGGTGCCGCATCCCGACTATGACGACAACGGCTGGATCTACTTCACCTACTCCAAGGGCGACTCGGACTCCACCGTTCCAGCCCTCGCTCGTGCCCGAATTGACGGCGACAGCCTGGTAGACATGGAAGAACTGTTCGAATCCAACACGCCCACCAGCCCGGGACGACACTACGGCTCCCGCATTGTATTCCTGGAAGACGGAACGCTGCTCATGACCATCGGCGATCGTGGTGCAGAGCCACCCAGGGCGCAGGACCCGATGGATCACTCCGGCAGCATCGTACGACTCACTACCGATGGCGACGTGCCGGACAACAATCCGTTCGTCGATAGTGAAGAACATGCGCCGGAAATCTTCAGCTACGGCCACCGCAACATCCAGGGCATGATTGTGCATCCCGATAGCCTGCAGGTCTGGGTGACCGAACACGGCCCGCGCGGCGGCGATGAACTGAATCTCATCGAAGCCGGCGGCAACTATGGCTGGCCCACGGTAACGCTCGGCCGCGATTATCGCACCGAAGACGACTTCCCCGATGCCGAGGCAAGGCGCATGGATGGCATGGTGGACCCGGTGTTCGAGTTCCTGCCAACGCTGGCACCATCCGGCCTCGCTGTCGTCAATGGAGATGCTTTCCCTGCCTGGGAAGGCAATCTGCTGGCGGGCGGGCTGCGGGCGCAGCGCATCCTGCGCCTGACCATCGAAGACAATCATGTTGTTCACGCAGAAGAGCTGCTGCACGGCAAGGTTGGCCGGATACGCGACGTGCGCCAGGCACCCGACGGGCATATCTATGTCCTCAGCGATGAGTCCGATGGCGCACTGTATCGGATGGAACCTGCCGACTGA